In Mobula birostris isolate sMobBir1 chromosome 12, sMobBir1.hap1, whole genome shotgun sequence, one genomic interval encodes:
- the keap1b gene encoding kelch-like ECH-associated protein 1B gives MSMTTECTAEVMPSQNASRNFSYTLESHTVEAFKIMNEIRLNKQLCDVTLRVKHNTLEEEFVAHKIVLASCSPVFKAMFTNGLKECGMEVIPIEGIHPKVMQRLIEFAYTASITVGEKCVLHVMNGAVMYQIDSVVKACCKFLLEQLDPSNAIGIASFAEQIGCHELSQKSREYIYLHFSEVAKQEEFFNLTQCQLVSLISRDELNVRSESEVYHACIEWVKYDPENRHPYVHALLNAVRCHSLTPNFLKTQLQKCEILQMDSKCKDYLVEVFKELTLHKPTKACPCRSPNVPQLMYTAGGYYRQSLNFLEAYNPLENCWIRLTDMPMPRSGLAACTVHGLLYAVGGRNNSPDGNTDSDALDCYNPMNNQWSPCTPMNVPRNRVGGGVIDGMIYAVGGSEGCIHHNSVERYDPEKDQWEFVAPMSTSRIGVGVAIVNRLLYAVGGFDGINRLSSAECYHPEDNRWTTIASMNSVRSGAGICALKNSIYAIGGYDGVNQLNSVERYDVELDKWTCLVPMKHKRSALGVTVYQGKIYVLGGYDGQDFLSSVECFDPDTGQWTEVTQMTSGRSGVGVAVTIEPCNLSRC, from the exons ATGTCGATGACAACAGAGTGCACAGCAGAAGTGATGCCATCACAAAATGCCAGTCGCAACTTTAGCTACACACTGGAAAGCCACACGGTGGAAGCCTTTAAAATAATGAATGAAATACGTTTAAACAAGCAACTTTGTGACGTGACACTCAGGGTGAAGCACAATACTCTGGAAGAAGAGTTTGTTGCACATAAGATTGTTCTCGCCTCCTGTAGCCCTGTTTTCAAGGCTATGTTTACCAATGGTTTGAAAGAATGTGGAATGGAGGTTATACCTATTGAGGGTATTCACCCTAAAGTAATGCAGCGCTTAATTGAGTTTGCATATACAGCCAGTATTACAGTTGGAGAGAAATGTGTCCTGCACGTTATGAATGGCGCAGTAATGTACCAGATAGACAGCGTTGTTAAAGCATGCTGCAAATTCCTGCTGGAGCAATTGGATCCAAGCAATGCCATTGGTATTGCCTCATTTGCTGAGCAAATTGGCTGCCATGAGTTGAGTCAAAAGTCCAGAGAGTATATATACCTGCACTTTAGTGAGGTAG CAAAACAAGAGGAGTTCTTCAACCTCACCCAGTGCCAATTGGTCAGCCTGATCAGCCGAGATGAGCTGAACGTGCGCAGTGAATCTGAAGTCTATCATGCTTGCATAGAGTGGGTGAAATATGATCCAGAGAACAGGCATCCATACGTTCATGCGCTACTGAACGCAGTGAGGTGCCATTCTTTGACCCCAAACTTCCTGAAAACACAACTGCAGAAGTGTGAAATACTCCAAATGGATTCCAAGTGTAAAGATTATCTTGTGGAAGTCTTTAAGGAGCTGACATTGCACAAACCAACCAAGGCATGTCCCTGCAGGTCTCCAAATGTTCCTCAATTAATGTACACAGCAGGAGGCTATTACCGGCAGTCATTAAATTTTCTGGAAGCGTATAATCCTCTAGAGAACTGTTGGATCCGATTGACAGACATGCCAATGCCTCGAAGTGGTTTAGCTGCTTGTACCGTGCATGGACTTCTGTATGCAGTAGGTGGAAGAAACAATTCGCCAGATGGTAACACTGATTCGGATGCGTTGGATTGCTACAATCCTATGAACAATCAGTGGTCTCCCTGCACGCCGATGAATGTTCCCAGGAACAGAGTTGGAGGAGGGGTGATTGATGGAATGATCTATGCTGTTGGTGGATCTGAAGGTTGCATCCATCACAATTCTGTGGAAAG GTATGATCCAGAAAAAGACCAGTGGGAGTTTGTGGCTCCAATGTCAACCAGTAGAATTGGTGTTGGTGTTGCAATTGTAAATCGCCTTCTATACGCTGTCGGTGGCTTCGATGGAATAAATCGCCTTAGTTCGGCAGAATGCTATCATCCTGAAGATAATAGGTGGACCACCATTGCATCAATGAACTCTGTTAGGAGTGGAGCAG GTATCTGTGCACTAAAAAATTCAATCTATGCAATCGGTGGATATGATGGTGTAAATCAGCTGAACAGTGTGGAGCGATATGATGTTGAATTGGACAAATGGACATGCTTAGTGCCAATGAAACACAAACGCAGTGCTCTTGGAGTAACTGTCTATCAGGGAAAAATCTATGTACTTG GTGGCTATGATGGACAAGATTTTCTCAGTAGTGTGGAGTGCTTCGACCCGGACACTGGCCAATGGACAGAAGTGACACAGATGACCTCTGGGAGGAGTGGTGTTGGTGTTGCAGTCACAATAGAACCGTGCAATTTGTCTCGGTGCTGA